In Polaribacter sp. Hel_I_88, the following proteins share a genomic window:
- the murG gene encoding undecaprenyldiphospho-muramoylpentapeptide beta-N-acetylglucosaminyltransferase, which produces MKPYNILISGGGTGGHIYPAIAIANEIKLRYPDANFLFVGAKDKMEMEKVPQAGYEIRGLWISGIQRKQIAKNFGFPFKMIDSLWRARRIIRQFKPDIAIGTGGFASGPTLIMASRRNIPTLIQEQNSYPGITNKLLSKRVNKICVAYDGLSRFFPIAKIVKTGNPVRQDLLQIHTKVQEAKEFFKIDKKKKTILVLGGSLGARKINQLIESNLDFFKKQDVQIIWQCGKFYFEEYKKYDNLEHVQVHEFINKMDLAYAASDIIISRSGAGSVSELCIVGKPVIFIPSPNVAEDHQTKNAKSVADKHGAILLPESELETFPIVFETLLKDKGKQEHLSENINELALPGATNAIVNEIEKLLKVPS; this is translated from the coding sequence ATGAAACCATATAATATACTTATTTCTGGAGGAGGAACAGGAGGACATATCTATCCTGCAATTGCAATAGCAAACGAAATAAAATTGCGTTATCCTGATGCAAATTTTTTATTTGTGGGTGCAAAAGATAAAATGGAAATGGAAAAAGTGCCTCAAGCAGGTTACGAAATTAGAGGTTTGTGGATTTCTGGAATTCAGAGAAAACAAATCGCTAAAAATTTTGGTTTTCCTTTTAAAATGATTGATAGTTTATGGAGAGCAAGGAGAATCATAAGACAATTTAAACCAGATATCGCTATCGGAACTGGTGGTTTTGCAAGCGGGCCAACTTTAATAATGGCTAGTAGAAGAAATATACCAACATTAATCCAAGAGCAAAATTCGTATCCAGGAATTACAAATAAATTATTGAGCAAACGTGTAAATAAAATTTGTGTGGCTTATGATGGTTTGTCTCGTTTTTTTCCGATTGCAAAAATTGTAAAAACAGGAAATCCTGTTCGTCAAGATTTACTGCAAATTCATACAAAGGTTCAAGAAGCTAAAGAGTTTTTTAAAATTGATAAAAAAAAGAAAACAATCTTAGTTTTAGGGGGAAGTTTGGGAGCAAGAAAAATAAATCAATTAATAGAAAGTAATTTAGATTTCTTTAAAAAGCAAGATGTTCAAATTATCTGGCAATGTGGTAAATTTTATTTTGAAGAGTATAAAAAATATGATAATTTAGAACATGTTCAAGTACATGAATTTATAAATAAGATGGATTTGGCGTATGCAGCTTCAGATATTATAATCTCAAGATCTGGTGCAGGTTCTGTTTCTGAATTGTGTATTGTTGGGAAACCTGTAATTTTTATTCCATCACCAAATGTGGCAGAAGATCATCAAACAAAAAATGCAAAATCAGTTGCAGATAAACATGGGGCAATTTTGTTGCCAGAAAGTGAATTAGAAACGTTTCCAATTGTTTTTGAAACGTTGTTAAAAGATAAAGGAAAGCAAGAGCATTTATCAGAAAATATAAACGAATTAGCATTGCCTGGAGCAACAAACGCAATTGTAAATGAAATTGAAAAATTATTAAAAGTCCCATCTTAA